The region GAGGGCCAGCCGCTGCGGGAGTTGCAGGAGGCCATCGCGCGCAAGGATGCGTCGGCCGTGTCGCGGGTACTGGCCGCCAGCACGGTTTCGGATGCCTCCCGGCGCGAGATCGCGGCCCTGCCGCGCCTCTTCGGCGGCCGCGAGGTGCTGACCGAGGCCGAAAAGGTGGTGGTCAACCAGCGTTCCCGGGCGGCGCTGGCGAATCTGCGCCAGGTGCTGGACATCCTGGACATCCACGGGGTCGGCGACCACCTGACCATTGATCTGGGGGAAACGCGCGGCCTTGGCTACCATACCGGCATCACCTTCGAGGGGTTCGTCGGCGGCCTGGGCGAACCGGTCTGCAGCGGCGGCCGCTACGACAACCTGACGGCCCGCTACGGTTTCGCCGCCCCGGCCACCGGCTTCACCTTCAACGTGCTCAGCCTGCTCCAGGCCCTGGAGCGGCGGCCCGAGGTCGAGGCCAGCACCACCCGGGACTTCCTCTTGTTCAACCGCCGCGACGACCGGCGCGAGGTGCTCGAAGTCGCACGCCTCCTCCGCTCCCGCGGGTATACCGCCGCCCGGGACATCATCCGCCGGGACTATGAAGACTCGCTGGCCTATGCCAGGCGCATGAACATCCGCAGCATGCTGGTCATCGGGGACGAGGCGGGCGGCGATGCCTATACCGCCGTGCGGGTCCGCGACGGCAAACGATTCACCATCAGCAAAGAGATGATGCTGACCGAAAATCTTGTTACTTTTATTGAAGAGACAGACTGTTGAAACACTCAGGTTGTTCAAAAATAGTCGGATCGTCGCACCCGCTCGACAAGCCGTGAGGAGACCCTCACCCGGCCTTTGGCCACCCTCTCCCAAAGGGAGAAGGATAGGATGAGGGGACGCTACGCCGCACGAAAGGGCTTTCGAGGATGGCGGCGAGACGGCTGTTTTTCAACAACCTTCACAGGGAGACCACGAGACATGGCAAACGTTGTAGTTGTAGGCGCCCAATGGGGCGATGAGGGCAAGGGCAAGGTCGTCGATATCTACACGGAGCACGCCGATGACATCGTGCGCTATCAGGGGGGCAACAACGCCGGCCACACCCTGGTGGTGGGGAACGAAAAGGTCGTCCTGCACCTGATCCCTTCGGGCATACTCCACGAGGGCAAGCGCTGCATCATCGGCAACGGGGTGGTGCTGGACCCGGAGGTGTTCATCCGGGAGATCACCAAACTGAAAGAGACCGGCCGGATCAGCGACGATTCCTGCCTGCTGCTCTCCGAATCGCTGCACATCATCATGCCCTACCACAAACAGATCGACATCGCCCGCGAAGCCAAGAGCGGCGACCGGAAGATCGGCACCACCGGACGGGGCATCGGCCCCTGCTACGAGGACAAGATCGGCCGGCGCGGCATCCGCCTGATGGACCTGCTTGACCGGGAGATCTTCACCCGCAAGCTCAAGGAGGTGCTGGCCGAAAAGAACTTCATCCTGGAAAAGCTGCTGGGTGAGGCGCCCTGCGATTTCGACGCGACCCTGGCCGAGTACAGCGGCTACGCCGAGGTGCTGAAGAAGTACGTCGCCGACACCTCGCTCATCCTCAGCAAAGACCTGAAGGCCGGCAAGAAGGCGCTCTTCGAAGGGGCGCAGGGGACGCTTCTGGACGTGGACCACGGCACCTATCCCTACGTCACCTCGTCATCCACCTGCGCCGGCGGCGCCTGCACCGGCTCCGGGGTCAGCCCGCGGGACATCCACGAGATCATCGGCATCTCCAAGGCCTACGTCACCCGCGTGGGCAGCGGCCCCTTCCCGACCGAACTGCTGGACGCCACCGGCGAGCAGTTGCGCCAGGTGGGGGGGGAATTCGGCGCCACCACCGGCCGGCCGCGGCGGTGCGGCTGGTTCGACGCCATGGTGGTGCGGTATGCCGTGCGGGTCAACGGCCTGACCGGCATCGCCCTGACCAAGCTGGACGTGCTCTCCGATTTCGACACCATCAAGATCTGCACCGGCTACACCTGCGACGGCAAGTCCCTGGAGACCCTGCCGGCCAGCCTGGAGCTCTTCGAGAAGTGCCAGCCGGTCTACGAGGAATTGCCCGGCTGGAAGAGCGACATTACCGGGGCCCAGACCTATATGGACCTGCCGCAGCAGGCCCGCGACTACGTCAAGCGCCTGGAAGAGCTGGCCGGCTGCCCGATCGTGCTGGTTTCGGTCGGCCCGCGCCGCGACCAGACCATCACCCTGCGCAACCCGTTCCAGTAACCGGTCTTTGACCAAGCAAAAGCCCCCGGAGTTTGAATGCTTCGGGGGCTTTTTTTTATCTCTCCGCCAATCGGGAGGATTGGAGCTGAAAGCTTTCACCACGGAGGACACGGAGGTGCACGGAGGAAAAGCACCAAAGCTCACGTCATCTTGCTTGGACCTCGCAGGTGCCGCTTCCGCTACCAGATGTAGTCCTTGGCGATCTCCCGCTTGTCGTGGCCGAACAGCAGGTGCAGCACCCTGATCCGCTTCAGGGCGGGGGGCGACAGGCTCCCCAGGGGGATAAAGACGATCTTCTTCCCCATGCCGGCCGCGATGCGCTTGAAGATGCTGCGCGGCGGGCGGGCCGCCGCATAGACCACATGAGTGTCCGGCGAATAATCCAGGGCGGCCATGAGCAGGATCTCGGCCTTGGTCCCCCACCCCCGGTAGGCGGGGTCCTGCCACACATCCCGCATCCGGCGCGGCGGATATGAAAGCAGCAGGCCGCCGTACTCGCAGCGGCAGATCCCCGGCCCGCTCACGTTGTCGCCCGGCTCGGTGGCGTAGAAGGCCATGTCCGACTCCTGCTCGTGCTCTCCCAGCCAGGTCATGGCAAAGGGGTAGCGGTTGCGGCGGTCCTCGTCGAAGATGACCACCACGCTCCCCACGCCCCCTTTGATCCGCAGCCGCTCCCGCACATAGATGCGGCCGTCGTGGGGCCGATTGCGGATCGTCTCGCGCAGGTCGATGCCGTCCAGCAATGACGTGCTCAGGGGTTCCACCCGGCTCTGCTCCTCGGAGAGCTGCCGCAGCCCCGTGCGCTTCAGCAGCTTGCCGTAATTTTCGATGACGATGTCCTCGGGCGGCCAGGAGCAGATCGAACCGTCGTCGAATCCCGCCAGCCATTCGCCCGGCCGCTGCTCCCGCTTCCGGTTGAGGAAGCGCAGACCGGAGCGCCCCTTGGCCGACGACGTGCGGGGACGAAAGCGGATCGTGCGGCTGTGGTCCCACAGATCCTCGACCCGCAGGCGCACCACCGGGATCTCCGCCTCCTCCCGCTGCCAGGGATAACACCCGGCCAAGCGCCAGAAGGCGTAGGCGAAGTTGTCGTCCACACACCCCCGGGCAGCGGTCAGAAGCTGGAAGAGGTCGGGGAGCAACCGCCCCGAAAGGGCGGCATAGTTGCGGCAGAAACGGAAGAAGGCCCGTTTCTGCCAGTAGTGGATATGCTCCCCCGTTTCCTGCCGGTAGTGCCGGGCGGCCTGTTCGAACAGGCGCAGATGGATGCGCTGCCGGTCCGGCATCTCGGTGCCCGCCCCCACCTTGCGCGCGCTGTTTTCCATGGCTGCCCGCATGATCTCCCGCTCGGGGAGGGCCCGTTTCCCCCCCGCGATCAACTCCAGGGCGTTGAAACGCCGCCGCAGG is a window of Geobacter sp. FeAm09 DNA encoding:
- a CDS encoding ATP phosphoribosyltransferase regulatory subunit; this encodes MTMLSPDISLPRGVSDFLPDAAAKIGFIEAKIRHVFELWGFRRIIPPKLEYEDVLTIGMGEELKGKTYRFDDRQTGRLLAFPPDITPQIARIVATRLSGWPLPHRISYSGRVLRQTESQTGRSRELFQSGVELIGLDSPEADAEMVTMAIEAMQKLGFDNFKIDLGQVEFCRGIMAASGLEGQPLRELQEAIARKDASAVSRVLAASTVSDASRREIAALPRLFGGREVLTEAEKVVVNQRSRAALANLRQVLDILDIHGVGDHLTIDLGETRGLGYHTGITFEGFVGGLGEPVCSGGRYDNLTARYGFAAPATGFTFNVLSLLQALERRPEVEASTTRDFLLFNRRDDRREVLEVARLLRSRGYTAARDIIRRDYEDSLAYARRMNIRSMLVIGDEAGGDAYTAVRVRDGKRFTISKEMMLTENLVTFIEETDC
- a CDS encoding adenylosuccinate synthase, whose translation is MANVVVVGAQWGDEGKGKVVDIYTEHADDIVRYQGGNNAGHTLVVGNEKVVLHLIPSGILHEGKRCIIGNGVVLDPEVFIREITKLKETGRISDDSCLLLSESLHIIMPYHKQIDIAREAKSGDRKIGTTGRGIGPCYEDKIGRRGIRLMDLLDREIFTRKLKEVLAEKNFILEKLLGEAPCDFDATLAEYSGYAEVLKKYVADTSLILSKDLKAGKKALFEGAQGTLLDVDHGTYPYVTSSSTCAGGACTGSGVSPRDIHEIIGISKAYVTRVGSGPFPTELLDATGEQLRQVGGEFGATTGRPRRCGWFDAMVVRYAVRVNGLTGIALTKLDVLSDFDTIKICTGYTCDGKSLETLPASLELFEKCQPVYEELPGWKSDITGAQTYMDLPQQARDYVKRLEELAGCPIVLVSVGPRRDQTITLRNPFQ